The following proteins are encoded in a genomic region of Archocentrus centrarchus isolate MPI-CPG fArcCen1 unplaced genomic scaffold, fArcCen1 scaffold_24_ctg1, whole genome shotgun sequence:
- the LOC115775715 gene encoding uncharacterized protein LOC115775715 isoform X1, translated as MRTAKGKGGSACHRYRPASEYDDATLALKREYWRNKKREQRARLSERRGRPKHNSSRGEKQLSAPAGDISSLSRSSGALSSPLQTNDDSCNSVSKHGDALGDASVETTESQKEKWLQTIKLNKLLPQLRTSCSFSAKSAGGNTATGKCQTERDALHRTVSSPTSSGPQLNTTSSVPPIRVTRITNGSSTKTAPQPCVSMQGASVPKSQRKAQVVLPIQPKVLPTGLILASSPRGPISIKAESKTAMTTPQSGTQSALVTTQRAKGVGNAQPSLESDEERAAKRREQWRIKKREQRAKLAARLAKARERTQGAEMTFQRLAPPKTGLVGSVAPPSQPVLRGQKQCRNRVKTSLGSSKSENNKLQSGATTVAVTTPQTSGTASVKKPADSQRKLPGHSHLFSVTRGIARCRTSRQRFIEVQKGFMNQRGLRCKSQMLGSAFGTRSMPKINPDNTPEQIVAKRREYWRIKKREQRAKLSMEVKVRLKERDSLMRRVKRYQKILEEMRKTRVLTHSTGSALAHASETIGGFIKEDGTVTANIPQTSADHSTAEDKREEASTNPPLTEQQHRPDAKLRGIASIRMNRAPPQLCLAQVKVSIPLPGQPVNKPPRLLTVRPQAQLESTTVPHLHSLAVQTVGQLTLTHPQSPQNTASEGSAGSNLSGCVMKMTVSSSAPSLSALSLDTGLTEEERMAKKREYWRIKKREQRAARAVRLRQGVLHARANAALQRRKAQKVSVTTLPQSRSLTDYTGNAPPLPNSSVPFLQHANEIKQESESMPPADLNPRPEQAICPDIKPPTSPPPAPQPESDPPLSADSQAATLLAVASMKKLLEESLSTVTECKSEQDFIKIETTEEASQQDMKPNLPQLAFERDDMAPIAADLTLQIQSWQPDSKVSLKASLQNHQLKSSPQVDEPLPPLPACSEAGVHPTCEHSSQTPLNYIVNTSMEAPRRTQRLCAKKAGYKTCCSPEPPKLHHITAAAPDNLQQQQQQQQCEHQHQAQEHNNCFESTQRCSSVATVQSGLTSLQRKREYWKLMKRQQRAKLKARQKEGEGECSSRLSPRSIQAPGLVIPNSLKGASPPAKRALQPKLSVTSLDSTSSIPTVLVVSQTTCNAHQSACTLQVRPPITSREQSSIKLGPPHVVSSCAGACESPQLSQSCRSTDSAPILSIVKPPNNPLSSIDMQTVEPLGQSPIKIPSAPTHKIQSPSQLAPVSTMAPPKPIPGEAEQDFLRRKREYWRIKKKEQRARKAVQDKGITPVRASNNWKAILPPLDLQTDESGHWVNSSEESERLMSASADTDSGSFTYSDYTAPIEDESELLFAECDDDPVSDAVWRSRYLMDYDPLNQLLVCMVCGELQYSHSLEGVKAHIDEAHPHTLTLEPGEKERIREAWDEQVSRRERFFTSQLQQHSRPVAEPHKN; from the exons ATGCGAACTGCAAAAGGTAAAGGTGGCTCGGCGTGCCACCGTTACCGGCCAGCCTCGGAGTACGATGATGCCACGCTCGCCCTGAAGAGAGAGTACTGGAGAAACAAGAAGCGAGAGCAGAGGGCGCGTCTGTCAGAGCGGAGAGGAAGGCCGAAGCACAACAGCAGCCGGGGAGAAAAGCAGCTCAGTGCCCCCGCAGGGGACATTTCCTCTTTGTCCCGGTCCTCGGGTGCTTTGTCTTCTCCTTTGCAGACTAATGATGATTCGTGCAATTCTGTGTCAAAGCACGGAGACGCGTTAGGGGACGCTTCAGTTGAAACCACCGAAAGCCAAAAGGAGAAGTGGCTCCAGACAATAAAACTTAACAAGCTTCTGCCTCAGTTGCGAACATCATGCTCCTTCTCAGCCAAATCAGCTGGCGGCAACACAGCCACAGGTAAATGTCAGACAGAGAGGGATGCTCTGCACAGAACCGTGTCCTCTCCAACATCCAGTGGACCCCAGCTGAACACCACATCCTCAGTGCCTCCGATCAGAGTGACCAGAATAACCAATGGCAGCTCCACTAAAACAGCACCTCAGCCATGTGTGTCTATGCAGGGTGCATCAGTCCCCAAAAGCCAACGTAAGGCACAAGTTGTATTACCCATTCAGCCCAAAGTCTTACCCACAGGTCTCATTCTCGCGTCCTCTCCACGTGGCCCCATTTCTATTAAAGCAGAGAGCAAAACAGCCATGACGACACCTCAGAGTGGAACACAGAGTGCCTTGGTCACCACACAGAGGGCTAAAGGTGTCGGGAATGCACAACCTTCACTGGAGTCAGATGAGGAAAGAGCGGCCAAGCGTCGGGAGCAGTGGCGGATTAAAAAGCGAGAGCAGCGAGCAAAGCTGGCAGCTCGGTTAGCTAAAGCCAGAGAGAGGACGCAGGGTGCAGAGATGACCTTTCAGAGGCTGGCGCCACCGAAAACGGGACTCGTGGGAAGCGTGGCTCCCCCATCGCAGCCAGTTTTGAGGGGCCAGAAGCAGTGTCGTAACCGGGTCAAAACATCACTGGGGTCGTCcaaaagtgaaaataataaactgCAAAGTGGGGCAACAACTGTGGCTGTAACTACCCCGCAAACATCTGGAACTGCATCTGTTAAAAAGCCAGCAGACTCTCAGAGAAAGCTTCCAGGTCATTCTCATCTTTTCAGTGTTACCCGGGGCATCGCAAGATGTAGAACATCTAGACAGAGGTTCATCGAAGTGCAGAAAGGTTTCATGAACCAgaggggcctaagatgtaaaTCCCAGATGCTGGGCTCAGCTTTTGGTACCAGATCTATGCCCAAAATCAACCCCGATAACACGCCCGAGCAGATAGTAGCCAAACGCAGAGAGTACTGGCGGATTAAAAAGCGCGAGCAGCGAGCTAAGCTGTCCATGGAGGTGAAGGTTCGGCTGAAAGAGAGAGACTCTCTGATGAGGAGGGTGAAGCGTTATCAGAAAATCCTTGAAGAGATGAGGAAGACTAGAGTGCTGACGCACTCGACTGGAAGTGCCCTCGCCCACGCCTCAGAGACCATCGGAGGCTTCATCAAAGAGGACGGCACAGTGACTGCTAACATCCCTCAGACTTCTGCAGATCACAGCACAGCTGAGGACAAACGTGAAGAAGCTTCTACGAACCCTCCTTTGACTGAACAGCAGCATCGGCCTGATGCTAAACTCAGAGGTATCGCTTCCATCAGGATGAACCGCGCTCCCCCTCAGCTTTGTTTAGCTCAGGTGAAAGTCTCTATTCCTCTTCCTGGGCAGCCAGTCAACAAACCGCCACGACTGCTGACAGTTAGACCACAGGCTCAGCTCGAAAGCACAACTGTGCCTCATTTGCACTCATTAGCAGTCCAAACTGTGGGCCAGCTCACACTTACTCATCCTCAGAGCCCTCAGAATACAGCCTCTGAAGGATCAGCAGGTTCGAACCTTAGCGGTTGTGTCATGAAAATGACCGTCTCCAGCAGCGCGCCGTCGCTGTCAGCACTGTCTCTGGACACGGggctgacagaggaggagaggatggCAAAGAAGAGGGAGTACTGGAGGATAAAGAAGCGTGAGCAGAGAGCAGCTCGCGCTGTCCGATTGAGACAGGGTGTTTTACATGCCAGGGCCAATGCAGCCTTACAAAGGAGGAAGGCTCAGAAGGTGTCAGTAACCACTCTGCCGCAGAGCAGAAGTCTCACTGACTACACAGGAAATGCACCACCTCTTCCCAACAGCAGCGTGCCTTTTCTGCAACATGCAAATGAGATCAAACAGGAGAGTGAGTCCATGCCACCGGCTGACCTAAATCCTCGACCGGAGCAAGCCATCTGTCCAGATATCAAACCCCCTACTTCCCCACCTCCAGCGCCTCAGCCGGAGTCTGATCCCCCTCTGAGCGCAGACAGCCAAGCTGCCACTCTCCTAGCTGTGGCCTCTATGAAGAAGCTCCTGGAGGAATCTCTCAGCACAGTGACTGAATGTAAAAGTGAGCAGGATTTTATTAAAATAGAGACAACAGAAGAGGCTTCACAGCAAGATATGAAGCCAAACTTACCTCAGCTAGCTTTTGAAAGGGATGACATGGCTCCtattgctgctgacctcacTCTGCAGATACAAAGCTGGCAGCCGGATAGCAAGGTCTCCTTAAAGGCAAGTTTACAAAACCATCAACTCAAGAGCTCACCACAGGTGGATGAGCCACTTCCACCTCTTCCTGCCTGCAGTGAGGCAGGTGTGCATCCTACCTGTGAACACTCATCCCAGACCCCTTTGAACTACATAGTAAACACCTCCATGGAAGCACCACGCAGAACCCAGAGGCTTTGCGCTAAAAAAGCAGGATATAAAACCTGCTGCTCTCCAGAGCCCCCGAAGCTGCATCACATCACAGCCGCGGCCCCGGATAAcctacaacagcagcagcagcagcagcagtgtgaacATCAGCATCAGGCACAAGAACACAACAACTGCTTCGAGTCAACGCAAAGGTGCAGCAGTGTGGCGACGGTGCAGAGCGGCCTGACCAGCTTGCAGAGGAAGAGGGAGTACTGGAAGCTGATGAAGAGGCAACAGAGGGCCAAGCTAAAGGCCAggcagaaagagggagagggggaGTGCAGCAGCCGCCTCTCGCCCAGAAGCATCCAG GCCCCAGGGCTCGTCATCCCCAACAGTCTTAAAGGGGCGAGTCCTCCAGCAAAGCGAGCCCTCCAGCCCAAATTGTCGGTCACGTCTTTGGACTCGACGAGCAGCATCCCTACGGTCCTGGTTGTCAGCCAAACAACATGTAACGCTCACCAGTCAGCGTGCACGCTCCAGGTCAGACCGCCCATCACcagcagagagcagagcagCATCAAACTTGGGCCTCCACATGTTGTATCCAGCTGTGCAGGAGCTTGTGAGTCTccacagctgtcacagtcctgtAGAAGCACAGACTCGGCCCCCATCCTCTCCATTGTGAAGCCACCGAACAACCCGCTGTCCAGCATCGACATGCAGACCGTCGAACCCCTTGGTCAGAGTCCAATAAAAATCCCCTCTGCTCCTACGCACAAGATACAATCCCCCAGCCAGCTGGCGCCAGTTAGCACCATGGCTCCGCCGAAGCCTATCCCAGGGGAGGCTGAGCAGGACTTTCTGAGGAGGAAGCGGGAGTACTGGAGGATAAAAAAGAAGGAGCAGAGAGCCAGGAAGGCAGTTCAGGACAAAGGAATCACGCCGGTGAGAGCTTCCAACAACTGGAAGGCTATCCTGCCTCCCCTGGATCTGCAGACAGAC GAATCTGGTCACTGGGTGAACTCCTCCGAAGAGTCGGAGCGTCTAATGAG CGCTTCAGCGGACACAGACTCAGGATCCTTTACATACTCAGATTACACAGCACCAATAGAAG ATGAGTCAGAACTTCTGTTTGCCGAATGTGACGACGATCCCGTCTCTGATGCTGTGTGGAGGAGCCGCTACCTCATGGACTATGACCCTCTCAACCAGCTGCTGGTGTGCATGGTGTGTGGGGAGCTGCAGTACTCCCACAGCCTGGAGGGAGTGAAGGCCCACATCGACGAGGCCCACCCGCACACCCTGACCCTGGAACCCGGGGAGAAGGAGCGAATACGGGAGGCCTGGGACGAGCAGGTGTCCCGGCGGGAGCGCTTCTTCaccagccagctgcagcagcacagcagaccCGTGGCAG AACCGCACAAGAactga
- the LOC115775715 gene encoding uncharacterized protein LOC115775715 isoform X2, which yields MRTAKGKGGSACHRYRPASEYDDATLALKREYWRNKKREQRARLSERRGRPKHNSSRGEKQLSAPAGDISSLSRSSGALSSPLQTNDDSCNSVSKHGDALGDASVETTESQKEKWLQTIKLNKLLPQLRTSCSFSAKSAGGNTATGKCQTERDALHRTVSSPTSSGPQLNTTSSVPPIRVTRITNGSSTKTAPQPCVSMQGASVPKSQRKAQVVLPIQPKVLPTGLILASSPRGPISIKAESKTAMTTPQSGTQSALVTTQRAKGVGNAQPSLESDEERAAKRREQWRIKKREQRAKLAARLAKARERTQGAEMTFQRLAPPKTGLVGSVAPPSQPVLRGQKQCRNRVKTSLGSSKSENNKLQSGATTVAVTTPQTSGTASVKKPADSQRKLPGHSHLFSVTRGIARCRTSRQRFIEVQKGFMNQRGLRCKSQMLGSAFGTRSMPKINPDNTPEQIVAKRREYWRIKKREQRAKLSMEVKVRLKERDSLMRRVKRYQKILEEMRKTRVLTHSTGSALAHASETIGGFIKEDGTVTANIPQTSADHSTAEDKREEASTNPPLTEQQHRPDAKLRGIASIRMNRAPPQLCLAQVKVSIPLPGQPVNKPPRLLTVRPQAQLESTTVPHLHSLAVQTVGQLTLTHPQSPQNTASEGSAGSNLSGCVMKMTVSSSAPSLSALSLDTGLTEEERMAKKREYWRIKKREQRAARAVRLRQGVLHARANAALQRRKAQKVSVTTLPQSRSLTDYTGNAPPLPNSSVPFLQHANEIKQESESMPPADLNPRPEQAICPDIKPPTSPPPAPQPESDPPLSADSQAATLLAVASMKKLLEESLSTVTECKSEQDFIKIETTEEASQQDMKPNLPQLAFERDDMAPIAADLTLQIQSWQPDSKVSLKASLQNHQLKSSPQVDEPLPPLPACSEAGVHPTCEHSSQTPLNYIVNTSMEAPRRTQRLCAKKAGYKTCCSPEPPKLHHITAAAPDNLQQQQQQQQCEHQHQAQEHNNCFESTQRCSSVATVQSGLTSLQRKREYWKLMKRQQRAKLKARQKEGEGECSSRLSPRSIQAPGLVIPNSLKGASPPAKRALQPKLSVTSLDSTSSIPTVLVVSQTTCNAHQSACTLQVRPPITSREQSSIKLGPPHVVSSCAGACESPQLSQSCRSTDSAPILSIVKPPNNPLSSIDMQTVEPLGQSPIKIPSAPTHKIQSPSQLAPVSTMAPPKPIPGEAEQDFLRRKREYWRIKKKEQRARKAVQDKGITPVRASNNWKAILPPLDLQTDESGHWVNSSEESERLMSASADTDSGSFTYSDYTAPIEGEMSQNFCLPNVTTIPSLMLCGGAATSWTMTLSTSCWCAWCVGSCSTPTAWRE from the exons ATGCGAACTGCAAAAGGTAAAGGTGGCTCGGCGTGCCACCGTTACCGGCCAGCCTCGGAGTACGATGATGCCACGCTCGCCCTGAAGAGAGAGTACTGGAGAAACAAGAAGCGAGAGCAGAGGGCGCGTCTGTCAGAGCGGAGAGGAAGGCCGAAGCACAACAGCAGCCGGGGAGAAAAGCAGCTCAGTGCCCCCGCAGGGGACATTTCCTCTTTGTCCCGGTCCTCGGGTGCTTTGTCTTCTCCTTTGCAGACTAATGATGATTCGTGCAATTCTGTGTCAAAGCACGGAGACGCGTTAGGGGACGCTTCAGTTGAAACCACCGAAAGCCAAAAGGAGAAGTGGCTCCAGACAATAAAACTTAACAAGCTTCTGCCTCAGTTGCGAACATCATGCTCCTTCTCAGCCAAATCAGCTGGCGGCAACACAGCCACAGGTAAATGTCAGACAGAGAGGGATGCTCTGCACAGAACCGTGTCCTCTCCAACATCCAGTGGACCCCAGCTGAACACCACATCCTCAGTGCCTCCGATCAGAGTGACCAGAATAACCAATGGCAGCTCCACTAAAACAGCACCTCAGCCATGTGTGTCTATGCAGGGTGCATCAGTCCCCAAAAGCCAACGTAAGGCACAAGTTGTATTACCCATTCAGCCCAAAGTCTTACCCACAGGTCTCATTCTCGCGTCCTCTCCACGTGGCCCCATTTCTATTAAAGCAGAGAGCAAAACAGCCATGACGACACCTCAGAGTGGAACACAGAGTGCCTTGGTCACCACACAGAGGGCTAAAGGTGTCGGGAATGCACAACCTTCACTGGAGTCAGATGAGGAAAGAGCGGCCAAGCGTCGGGAGCAGTGGCGGATTAAAAAGCGAGAGCAGCGAGCAAAGCTGGCAGCTCGGTTAGCTAAAGCCAGAGAGAGGACGCAGGGTGCAGAGATGACCTTTCAGAGGCTGGCGCCACCGAAAACGGGACTCGTGGGAAGCGTGGCTCCCCCATCGCAGCCAGTTTTGAGGGGCCAGAAGCAGTGTCGTAACCGGGTCAAAACATCACTGGGGTCGTCcaaaagtgaaaataataaactgCAAAGTGGGGCAACAACTGTGGCTGTAACTACCCCGCAAACATCTGGAACTGCATCTGTTAAAAAGCCAGCAGACTCTCAGAGAAAGCTTCCAGGTCATTCTCATCTTTTCAGTGTTACCCGGGGCATCGCAAGATGTAGAACATCTAGACAGAGGTTCATCGAAGTGCAGAAAGGTTTCATGAACCAgaggggcctaagatgtaaaTCCCAGATGCTGGGCTCAGCTTTTGGTACCAGATCTATGCCCAAAATCAACCCCGATAACACGCCCGAGCAGATAGTAGCCAAACGCAGAGAGTACTGGCGGATTAAAAAGCGCGAGCAGCGAGCTAAGCTGTCCATGGAGGTGAAGGTTCGGCTGAAAGAGAGAGACTCTCTGATGAGGAGGGTGAAGCGTTATCAGAAAATCCTTGAAGAGATGAGGAAGACTAGAGTGCTGACGCACTCGACTGGAAGTGCCCTCGCCCACGCCTCAGAGACCATCGGAGGCTTCATCAAAGAGGACGGCACAGTGACTGCTAACATCCCTCAGACTTCTGCAGATCACAGCACAGCTGAGGACAAACGTGAAGAAGCTTCTACGAACCCTCCTTTGACTGAACAGCAGCATCGGCCTGATGCTAAACTCAGAGGTATCGCTTCCATCAGGATGAACCGCGCTCCCCCTCAGCTTTGTTTAGCTCAGGTGAAAGTCTCTATTCCTCTTCCTGGGCAGCCAGTCAACAAACCGCCACGACTGCTGACAGTTAGACCACAGGCTCAGCTCGAAAGCACAACTGTGCCTCATTTGCACTCATTAGCAGTCCAAACTGTGGGCCAGCTCACACTTACTCATCCTCAGAGCCCTCAGAATACAGCCTCTGAAGGATCAGCAGGTTCGAACCTTAGCGGTTGTGTCATGAAAATGACCGTCTCCAGCAGCGCGCCGTCGCTGTCAGCACTGTCTCTGGACACGGggctgacagaggaggagaggatggCAAAGAAGAGGGAGTACTGGAGGATAAAGAAGCGTGAGCAGAGAGCAGCTCGCGCTGTCCGATTGAGACAGGGTGTTTTACATGCCAGGGCCAATGCAGCCTTACAAAGGAGGAAGGCTCAGAAGGTGTCAGTAACCACTCTGCCGCAGAGCAGAAGTCTCACTGACTACACAGGAAATGCACCACCTCTTCCCAACAGCAGCGTGCCTTTTCTGCAACATGCAAATGAGATCAAACAGGAGAGTGAGTCCATGCCACCGGCTGACCTAAATCCTCGACCGGAGCAAGCCATCTGTCCAGATATCAAACCCCCTACTTCCCCACCTCCAGCGCCTCAGCCGGAGTCTGATCCCCCTCTGAGCGCAGACAGCCAAGCTGCCACTCTCCTAGCTGTGGCCTCTATGAAGAAGCTCCTGGAGGAATCTCTCAGCACAGTGACTGAATGTAAAAGTGAGCAGGATTTTATTAAAATAGAGACAACAGAAGAGGCTTCACAGCAAGATATGAAGCCAAACTTACCTCAGCTAGCTTTTGAAAGGGATGACATGGCTCCtattgctgctgacctcacTCTGCAGATACAAAGCTGGCAGCCGGATAGCAAGGTCTCCTTAAAGGCAAGTTTACAAAACCATCAACTCAAGAGCTCACCACAGGTGGATGAGCCACTTCCACCTCTTCCTGCCTGCAGTGAGGCAGGTGTGCATCCTACCTGTGAACACTCATCCCAGACCCCTTTGAACTACATAGTAAACACCTCCATGGAAGCACCACGCAGAACCCAGAGGCTTTGCGCTAAAAAAGCAGGATATAAAACCTGCTGCTCTCCAGAGCCCCCGAAGCTGCATCACATCACAGCCGCGGCCCCGGATAAcctacaacagcagcagcagcagcagcagtgtgaacATCAGCATCAGGCACAAGAACACAACAACTGCTTCGAGTCAACGCAAAGGTGCAGCAGTGTGGCGACGGTGCAGAGCGGCCTGACCAGCTTGCAGAGGAAGAGGGAGTACTGGAAGCTGATGAAGAGGCAACAGAGGGCCAAGCTAAAGGCCAggcagaaagagggagagggggaGTGCAGCAGCCGCCTCTCGCCCAGAAGCATCCAG GCCCCAGGGCTCGTCATCCCCAACAGTCTTAAAGGGGCGAGTCCTCCAGCAAAGCGAGCCCTCCAGCCCAAATTGTCGGTCACGTCTTTGGACTCGACGAGCAGCATCCCTACGGTCCTGGTTGTCAGCCAAACAACATGTAACGCTCACCAGTCAGCGTGCACGCTCCAGGTCAGACCGCCCATCACcagcagagagcagagcagCATCAAACTTGGGCCTCCACATGTTGTATCCAGCTGTGCAGGAGCTTGTGAGTCTccacagctgtcacagtcctgtAGAAGCACAGACTCGGCCCCCATCCTCTCCATTGTGAAGCCACCGAACAACCCGCTGTCCAGCATCGACATGCAGACCGTCGAACCCCTTGGTCAGAGTCCAATAAAAATCCCCTCTGCTCCTACGCACAAGATACAATCCCCCAGCCAGCTGGCGCCAGTTAGCACCATGGCTCCGCCGAAGCCTATCCCAGGGGAGGCTGAGCAGGACTTTCTGAGGAGGAAGCGGGAGTACTGGAGGATAAAAAAGAAGGAGCAGAGAGCCAGGAAGGCAGTTCAGGACAAAGGAATCACGCCGGTGAGAGCTTCCAACAACTGGAAGGCTATCCTGCCTCCCCTGGATCTGCAGACAGAC GAATCTGGTCACTGGGTGAACTCCTCCGAAGAGTCGGAGCGTCTAATGAG CGCTTCAGCGGACACAGACTCAGGATCCTTTACATACTCAGATTACACAGCACCAATAGAAGGTGAA ATGAGTCAGAACTTCTGTTTGCCGAATGTGACGACGATCCCGTCTCTGATGCTGTGTGGAGGAGCCGCTACCTCATGGACTATGACCCTCTCAACCAGCTGCTGGTGTGCATGGTGTGTGGGGAGCTGCAGTACTCCCACAGCCTGGAGGGAGTGA